One region of Musa acuminata AAA Group cultivar baxijiao unplaced genomic scaffold, Cavendish_Baxijiao_AAA HiC_scaffold_1039, whole genome shotgun sequence genomic DNA includes:
- the LOC135665729 gene encoding photosystem I P700 chlorophyll a apoprotein A1 has protein sequence MIIRSPEPEVKIVVDRDPIKTSFEEWARPGHFSRTIAKGPDTTTWIWNLHADAHDFDSHTSDLEEISRKVFSAHFGQLSIIFLWLSGMYFHGARFSNYEAWLSDPTHIAPSAQVVWPIVGQEILNGDVGGGFRGIQITSGFFQIWRASGITSELQLYCTAIGALVFASLMLFAGWFHYHKAAPKLAWFQDVESMLNHHLAGLLGLGSLSWAGHQIHVSLPINQFLDAGVDPKEIPLPHEFILNRDLLAQLYPSFAEGATPFFTLNWSKYAEFLTFRGGLDPITGGLWLTDIAHHHLAIAILFLIAGHMYRTNWGIGHSIKDILEAHKGPFTGQGHKGLYEILTTSWHAQLSLNLAMLGSLTIIVAHHMYSMPPYPYLAIDYGTQLSLFTHHMWIGGFLIVGAAAHAAIFMVRDYDPTTRYNDLLDRVLRHRDAIISHLNWACIFLGFHSFGLYIHNDTMSALGRPQDMFSDTAIQLQPIFAQWVQNTHALAPGITAPGATASTSLTWGGGELVAVGGKVALLPIPLGTADFLVHHIHAFTIHVTVLILLKGVLFARSSRLIPDKANLGFRFPCDGPGRGGTCQVSAWDHVFLGLFWMYNAISVVIFHFSWKMQSDVWGTISDQGVVTHITGGNFAQSSITINGWLRDFLWAQASQVIQSYGSSLSAYGLFFLGAHFVWAFSLMFLFSGRGYWQELIESIVWAHNKLKVAPATQPRALSIVQGRAVGVTHYLLGGIATTWAFFLARIIAVG, from the coding sequence atgattattcgttcgccggaaccagaagtgaaaattgttgtagatagggatcccataaaaacgtctttcgaggaatgggccagacccggccatttctcaagaacaatagctaagggccctgatactaccacttggatctggaacctacatgctgatgctcacgatttcgatagtcataccagtgatttggaggagatctctcgaaaagtatttagtgctcattttggtcaactctccattatctttctttggctgagtggcatgtacttccatggcgctcgtttttccaattatgaagcatggctaagtgatcctactcacattgcacccagtgcccaggtagtttggccaatagtaggtcaagaaatattgaatggtgatgtgggtggaggtttccgaggaatacaaataacctccgggttttttcagatttggcgagcatctggaataactagtgaattacaactctattgtaccgccattggcgcattggtctttgcatcgttaatgctttttgctggttggttccattatcacaaagccgcccccaaattggcttggttccaagatgtagaatctatgttaaatcaccacttagcggggttactaggacttgggtctctttcttgggcgggacaccaaatccatgtatctttaccgattaaccaatttctcgacgctggagttgatcctaaagagataccgcttcctcatgaatttatcttgaatcgggaccttttggctcaactttatcccagttttgccgagggagcaaccccctttttcaccttgaattggtcaaaatacgcggaatttcttacttttcgcggaggattggacccaataacaggtggtctatggctgaccgatattgcacaccatcatttagctattgcaattcttttcctgatcgctggtcatatgtatagaacCAACTGGGGCATTGGTCATAGCATTAAAGACATTTTAGAGGCTCATAAAGGTCCATTTACAGGCCAGGGCCATAAAGGACTCTATGAAATCCTAACAACGTCGTGGCATGCTCAATTATCTCTTAACCTGGCTATGTTAGGCTCTTTAACCATTATTGTAGCTCACCATATGTATTCCATGCCTCCCTATCCATACCTAGCTATTGACTATGGTACACAACTTTCGTTGTTCACACATCACATGTGGATCGGTGGGTTTCTCATAGTTGGTGCTGCTGCACATGCAGCAATTTTTATGGTAAGAGATTACGATCCAACTACTCGATACAACGATCTATTAGATCGTGTCCTTAGACACCGCGATGCAATCATATCACATCTTAACTGGGCATGTATATTTCTGGGTTTTCACAGTTTTGGCTTGTATATTCATAATGATACCATGAGCGCTTTAGGGCGTCCACAAGATATGTTTTCAGATACCGCTATACAATTACAACCCATCTTTGCTCAATGGGTACAAAACACCCATGCTTTAGCACCCGGCATAACAGCTCCTGGTGCAACAGCAAGTACCAGCTTAACTTGGGGAGGTGGTGAGTTGGTAGCAGTAGGCGGCAAAGTAGCTTTGTTACCTATTCCATTAGGAACCGCAGACTTCTTAGTCCATCATATTCATGCATTTACGATCCACGTGACTGTATTGATACTACTGAAAGGTGTTCTATTTGCTCGCAGTTCCCGTTTGATACCTGATAAAGCAAATCTTGGTTTTCGTTTTCCTTGTGATGGACCTGGAAGAGGGGGGACATGTCAAGTATCTGCCTGGGATCATGTCTTCTTAGGTCTATTCTGGATGTACAATGCGATTTCCGTAGTTATTTTCCATTTCAGTTGGAAAATGCAGTCGGATGTTTGGGGTACTATAAGTGATCAAGGGGTAGTAACTCATATTACAGGAGGAAACTTTGCGCAGAGTTCCATTACTATTAATGGGTGGCTTCGAGATTTCTTATGGGCACAGGCATCTCAGGTAATTCAGTCTTATGGTTCTTCATTATCTGCATATGGTCTCTTTTTCTTAGGTGCTCATTTTGTCTGGGCTTTCAGTTTAATGTTTCTATTCAGTGGCCGTGGTTATTGGCAAGAACTCATTGAATCCATCGTTTGGGCTCATAACAAATTAAAAGTTGCTCCTGCTACTCAGCCTAGAGCCTTGAGCATTGTACAAGGACGTGCTGTAGGAGTAACCCATTACCTTCTGGGTGGAATTGCCACAACATGGGCATTCTTCTTAGCAAGAATTATTGCAGTAGGATAA
- the LOC135665727 gene encoding photosystem I P700 chlorophyll a apoprotein A2 — MALRFPRFSQGLAQDPTTRRIWFGIATAHDFESHDDITEERLYQNIFASHFGQLAIIFLWTSGNLFHVAWQGNFESWIQDPLHVRPIAHAIWDPHFGQPAVEAFTRGGATGPVNIAYSGVYQWWYTIGLRTNEDLYTGALFLLFLSAISLIAGWLHLQPKWKPSVSWFKNAESRLNHHLSGLFGVSSLAWTGHLVHVAIPGSRGQYVRWNNFLDVLPYPQGLGPLFTGQWNLYAQNPDSSSHLFGTSQGTGTAILTLLGGFHPQTQSLWLTDIAHHHLAIAFIFLIAGHMYRTNFGIGHSIKDLLETHIPPGGRLGRGHKGLYDTINNSLHFQLGLALASLGVITSLVAQHMYSLPAYAFIAQDFTTQAALYTHHQYIAGFIMTGAFAHGAIFFIRDYNPEQNEDNVLARMLDHKEAIISHLSWASLFLGFHTLGLYVHNDVMLAFGTPEKQILIEPIFAQWIQSAHGKTSYGFDVLLSSTNGPAFNAGRSIWLPGWLNAVNENSNSLFLTIGPGDFLVHHAIALGLHTTTLILVKGALDARGSKLMPDKKDFGYSFPCDGPGRGGTCDISAWDAFYLAVFWMLNTIGWVTFYWHWKHITLWQGNVSQFNESSTYLMGWLRDYLWLNSSQLINGYNPFGMNSLSVWAWMFLFGHLVWATGFMFLISWRGYWQELIETLAWAHERTPLANLIRWRDKPVALSIVQARLVGLAHFSVGYIFTYAAFLIASTSGKFG; from the coding sequence ATGGCATTAAGATTTCCGAGGTTTAGCCAAGGCTTAGCTCAGGACCCCACTACTCGTCGTATTTGGTTTGGTATTGCTACCGCACATGACTTCGAGAGTCATGATGATATTACTGAGGAACGTCTTTATCAGAACATTTTTGCTTCTCACTTTGGGCAATTAGCAATAATCTTTCTGTGGACGTCCGGAAATCTCTTTCATGTAGCTTGGCAAGGAAATTTTGAGTCATGGATACAAGACCCTTTACATGTAAGACCTATTGCTCATGCAATTTGGGATCCTCATTTTGGTCAACCAGCTGTAGAAGCCTTTACTCGAGGAGGTGCTACCGGTCCAGTGAATATCGCTTATTCCGGCGTTTATCAGTGGTGGTATACAATCGGATTACGCACTAATGAAGATCTTTATACTGGAGctctttttctattatttctttctgctaTATCCTTAATAGCGGGTTGGTTACACTTACAACCAAAATGGAAACCAAGCGTTTCGTGGTTCAAAAATGCCGAATctcgtctaaatcatcatttgTCAGGACTTTTCGGAGTGAGTTCTTTGGCTTGGACAGGACATTTAGTTCATGTCGCTATTCCAGGATCCAGGGGACAGTACGTCAGATGGAATAATTTTTTAGATGTATTACCCTATCCTCAAGGGTTGGGACCACTTTTTACGGGTCAGTGGAATCTTTATGCCCAAAACCCTGATTCGAGTAGCCATTTATTTGGTACTTCCCAAGGAACAGGAACTGCCATTCTAACCCTTCTCGGTGGATTTCATCCACAAACGCAAAGTTtatggctgaccgatattgctcatcatcatttagctattgcatttattttcctgatcgctggtcatatgtatagaacTAACTTCGGGATTGGGCACAGTATCAAAGATCTTTTAGAAACACATATTCCTCCAGGGGGTCGATTAGGGCGTGGGCATAAGGGTCTTTATGACACAATCAATAATTCGCTTCATTTTCAATTAGGTCTTGCTCTAGCCTCTTTAGGGGTTATTACTTCCTTAGTAGCTCAACACATGTACTCTTTACCTGCTTATGCATTCATAGCACAAGACTTTACTACTCAAGCTGCGTTATATACTCatcaccaatacatcgcagggtttatCATGACAGGAGCCTTTGCTCATGGAGCTATATTCTTCATTAGAGATTACAATCCAGAACAGAATGAGGATAATGTATTGGCAAGAATGTTAGACCACAAAGAAGCTATCATATCTCATTTAAGTTGGGCCAGCCTGTTTCTTGGGTTCCATACCTTGGGCCTTTATGTTCATAACGATGTTATGCTCGCTTTTGGTACTCCGGaaaaacaaatcttgattgaacCTATATTTGCCCAATGGATACAATCCGCTCATGGTAAGACTTCATATGGGTTCGATGTACTCTTATCTTCAACGAATGGCCCAGCATTCAATGCAGGTCGAAGCATATGGTTACCGGGCTGGTTGAATGCTGTTAATGAGAATAGTAATTCACTCTTCTTAACAATAGGTCCTGGGGACTTCTTGGTTCATCATGCTATTGCTCTAGGTTTGCATACAACTACACTGATTTTAGTAAAAGGTGCTTTAGATGCACGTGGTTCCAAGTTAATGCCAGATAAAAAGGATTTCGGTTATAGTTTTCCTTGCGACGGCCCAGGACGCGGCGGTACTTGTGATATTTCTGCTTGGGACGCATTTTATTTGGCAGTTTTCTGGATGTTAAATACCATTGGGTGGGTTACTTTTTATTGGCATTGGAAACACATCACTTTATGGCAGGGTAACGTTTCACAATTTAATGAATCTTCCACTTATTTAATGGGATGGTTAAGAGATTATCTATGGTTAAACTCTTCACAACTTATCAATGGATATAATCCTTTTGGTATGAATAGTTTATCCGTATGGGCGTGGATGTTCTTATTTGGACATCTTGTTTGGGCTACTggatttatgtttttaatttcttGGCGCGGATATTGGCAGGAATTGATTGAAACTTTAGCATGGGCTCATGAACGCACACCTTTGGCTAATTTGATTCGATGGAGAGATAAGCCAGTGGCTCTTTCCATTGTGCAAGCAAGATTGGTTGGATTAGCCCACTTTTCCGTAGGCTATATATTCACTTATGCAGCTTTCTTGATTGCCTCTACATCAGGAAAATttggttaa
- the LOC135665726 gene encoding LOW QUALITY PROTEIN: photosystem II CP43 reaction center protein-like (The sequence of the model RefSeq protein was modified relative to this genomic sequence to represent the inferred CDS: deleted 1 base in 1 codon), protein MTITLGKFTKEENDLFDIMDDWLRRDRFVFVGWSGLLLFPCAYFALGGWFTGTTFVTSWYTHGLASSYLEGCNFLTAAVSTPANSLAHSLLLLWGPEAQGDFTRWCQLGGLWTFVALHGAFALIGFMLRQFELARSVQLRPYNAIAFSAPIAVFVSVFLIYPLGQSGWFFAPSFGVAAIFRFILFFQGFHNWTLNPFHMMGVAGVLGAALLCAIHGATVENTLFEDGDGANTFRAFNPTQAEETYSMVTANRFWSQIFGVAFSNKRWLHFFMLFVPVTGLWMSAIGVVGLALNLRAYDFVSQEIRAAEDPEFETFYTKNILLNEGIRAWMAAQDQPHENLIFPEEVLPRGNLFNGTLALAGRDQETTGFAWWAGNARLINLSGKLLGAHVAHAGLIVFWAGAMNLFEVAHFVPEKPMYEQGLILLPHLATLGWGVGPGGEVMDTFPYFVSGVLHLISSAVLGFGGIYHALLGPETLEESFPFFGYVWKDRNKMTTILGIHLILLGLGAFLLVLKAVYFGGIYDTWAPGGGDVRKITNLTLSPSVIFGYLLKSPFGGEGWIVSVDDLEDIIGGHVWLGSICILGGIWHILTKPFAWARRAFVWSGEAYLSYSLGALSVFGFIACCFVWFNNTAYPSEFYGPTGPEASQAQAFTFLVRDQRLGANVGSAQGPTGLGKYLMRSPTGEIIFGGETMRFWDLRAPWLEPLRGPNGLDLSRLKKDIQPWQERRSAEYMTHAPLGSLNSVGGVATEINAVNYVSPRSWLATSHFVLGFFFFVGHLWHAGRARAAAAGFEKGIDRDLEPVLSMTPLS, encoded by the exons ATGACTATAACCCTTGGTAAATTtaccaaagaagaaaatgatctaTTTGATATTATGGATGATTGGTTACGGAGGGACCGTTTCGTTTTTGTAGGTTGGTCCGGCCTATTGCTCTTTCCTTGTGCTTATTTCGCTTTAGGAGGTTGGTTTACAGGTACAACTTTTGTAACTTCATGGTATACCCATGGATTGGCGAGTTCCTATTTGGAAGGTTGCAATTTCTTAACCGCTGCAGTTTCCACTCCTGCGAATAGTTTAGCACATTCTTTGTTGCTACTATGGGGTCCTGAAGCACAAGGAGATTTTACTCGTTGGTGTCAATTAGGCGGTCTGTGGACTTTTGTTGCTCTCCATGGTGCTTTCGCACTAATAGGTTTCATGTTACGTCAATTCGAACTTGCTCGATCTGTTCAATTGCGACCTTATAATGCAATCGCATTCTCTGCTCCAATTGCTGTTTTTGTTTCAGTATTCTTGATTTATCCACTGGGTCAATCTGGTTGGTTCTTTGCACCTAGTTTTGGCGTAGCAGCCATATTTCgattcatcctcttcttccaagGGTTTCATAATTGGACGTTGAACCCATTTCATATGATGGGAGTTGCCGGAGTATTAGGCGCTGCTCTGCTATGCGCTATTCATGGTGCTACCGTAGAAAATACTTTATTCGAAGATGGTGACGGTGCAAATACATTTCGTGCTTTTAACCCAACTCAAGCCGAAGAGACTTATTCAATGGTCACTGCTAACCGTTTTTGGTCCCAAATCTTTGGGGTTGCTTTTTCCAATAAACGTTGGTTACATTTCTTTATGCTATTTGTACCCGTAACTGGTTTATGGATGAGTGCTATTGGGGTAGTCGGTCTGGCTCTGAATCTACGTGCCTATGACTTCGTTTCCCAAGAAATCCGTGCAGCGGAAGATCCTGAATTTGAGACTTTCTACAccaaaaatattctcttaaacgaaGGTATTCGTGCTTGGATGGCGGCTCAGGATCAGCCTCATGAAAACCTTATATTCCCTGAGGAGGTTCTACCACGTGGAAAC CTCTTTAATGGAACTTTAGCTTTAGCTGGTCGTGACCAAGAAACCACCGGTTTCGCTTGGTGGGCCGGGAATGCCAGACTTATAAATTTGTCCGGTAAACTACTTGGAGCTCACGTAGCCCATGCCGGATTAATCGTATTCTGGGCCGGGGCAATGAACCTATTTGAAGTGGCTCATTTCGTACCAGAGAAACCCATGTATGAACAAGGATTGATTTTACTTCCGCACCTAGCTACTCTAGGTTGGGGGGTAGGTCCGGGGGGAGAGGTTATGGACACCTTTCCATACTTTGTATCTGGAGTACTTCACTTAATTTCCTCTGCAGTCTTAGGCTTTGGTGGTATTTATCATGCGCTTCTTGGACCCGAGACTCTTGAAGAATCTTTTCCATTCTTCGGTTATGTATGGAAAGATAGAAATAAAATGACTACCATTTTGGGTATTCACTTAATTTTGTTAGGTCTAGGTGCTTTTCTTCTAGTACTCAAGGCTGTTTATTTTGGGGGCATATATGATACCTGGGCCCCTGGGGGGGGAGATGTAAGAAAAATTACCAACTTGACCCTTAGCCCAAGTGTCATATTTGGTTATTTACTAAAATCTCCTTTTGGGGGAGAAGGATGGATTGTTAGTGTGGACGATTTAGAAGATATAATTGGGGGACATGTATGGTTAGGTTCCATTTGTATACTTGGTGGAATTTGGCATATCTTAACCAAACCTTTTGCATGGGCTCGCCGTGCATTTGTATGGTCTGGAGAGGCTTACTTGTCTTATAGTTTAGGTGCTTTATCTGTCTTTGGTTTTATCGCTTGTTGTTTTGTCTGGTTTAATAATACCGCTTATCCTAGTGAGTTTTACGGACCTACCGGGCCAGAAGCTTCTCAAGCTCAAGCATTTACCTTTCTAGTCAGAGACCAACGTCTTGGAGCTAACGTGGGATCCGCTCAAGGACCTACTGGTTTAGGTAAATATCTAATGCGTTCCCCGACTGGAGAGATTATTTTTGGAGGAGAAACTATGCGTTTTTGGGATCTTCGTGCTCCCTGGTTAGAACCTCTAAGGGGTCCCAATGGTTTGGACTTGAGTAGGCTGAAAAAAGACATACAACCTTGGCAAGAACGACGTTCGGCAGAATATATGACTCATGCTCCTTTAGGTTCTTTAAATTCCGTGGGTGGCGTAGCTACCGAGATCAATGCAGTCAATTATGTCTCTCCTAGAAGTTGGTTGGCGACCTCCCATTTTGTTCTAGGATTCTTCTTTTTTGTGGGGCATTTGTGGCATGCGGGAAGGGCCCGTGCAGCTGCAGCAGGCTTTGAAAAAGGAATCGATCGTGATTTGGAACCTGTTCTTTCCATGACCCCTCTTAGTtga